From the genome of Electrophorus electricus isolate fEleEle1 chromosome 14, fEleEle1.pri, whole genome shotgun sequence:
ataaaaatacatggaGTGCATTCAATCAAGGAAGTAATGTTAGGGTGATTAAGTGTACGATCACACAACAGTTTAACCAAGGCAATAATAATATACTTGGGATGTCATAACTGATTTGACAACATGCACTTAAAAATCTTGCAATACATAACACTCGTTGTGGTTCCACACTGCTTGAGTTCCAAACTCAAGAAACATATTCTGATTCTTTTATGCAGCTTTCCTTGTTCTGAATACTGTTGAAATTATGTTCCAGGTATGTGACAATACAATATTGAAATGTGGCAACATCACAGAGGTGTTTCATGAAAGCGTTACTCAAATGTGGACTCTCATTATAGTACTACTTGCATATGACCACTGACATTTAACTGAACAAACTGTATTAAGTGAACGAATTGTTCACTGTcatcaaacacacctgaccccTATGGAAAGAGAAGTCAGAAGATCTGCCATTCACTGGAAGTTGAGTGTCCTTGCAGTAATAAGTGTTAACTTATTACAGCACATTCCACATCAACCTCTGATTATATAGTCTATTGGTAAATGTAAGTATTATGCATGGATTTATCTTCGGTCCACCCACTGGGCAATGTTACTTCACAGGTGCTCAGGGCTGCATCTGACCTTGAGGGACAGGTGGCTCTCCACCTGCCCACTAACAAGGGTAGCGGCACAGGCTGTATGCCACGCTCCCCCTACAAAATGCCACTTCCCACGAGAGACAAACGGCATGAGCTGCAATAGGCTGTCGCCTCTGTCGGCCGTCTCACTCACGCATGCTTAGATCAAAATTGACGTTGtgacaaagaaaaaattaaaccaaaagTGAAACCATGAAACGaataaaagtaagaaaaaataaataagtccATGAGTTGATTATGGCAGGGGGAAAGCTATTGCATGCGATAACTAGAGTTACAGGAGAGACTGCCTGTCTTCCCAGGGCAGGGCCGCATCCAGGATGGCGGTCTACTCTCTGGTCCCAGTGTCAGAGCCTGGTGGGGCTTGAGGATGTTGCTCCCTCCTCACTTTGCCAGTCGGAACACAGCCAGGTCCAGAGGCTCTCTGCTGGGCACACACCAGTCGTCTGCCCCCTGACTCACCTTGTAGTTCCGCAGAGCCGTCTTGTTGTACACTGGGAGCCTTTCCACAGAGTCTGTGGATAGCGCCTGAGGGGAAAAGAACACACCAAGGCATTTCTAAAGCAGTGCCTTGTTTAAGAGAGCATAACACATTTGCATAAAACATAAATCTGAAATAATTCCTTTGATAAATAAAGCAGAATTAGGCTCATTAAAACAATCCTGTTTTATTTAGTACTTCTGACTGAGTTCATTAGATTTAAAGAAGCAAGCGTACCTTGAGGTGAATGACAGCATCGGTCCCGTAACCCTCCATAGAGTAGAGCTGAAGGTCTCCTTGGAAGTACCTTGCATAGAGACGAGAGATCGGCAGCCCATACCCAAACCCAGCCTGTTGACAAAACAGGACAGGTATTCGAGGACCCACACAATGACATGCTGCTAATAACTTGTGCAATGCAAATCACACAGCTTTTCCACCCTATCGCTCTACCGGCCACACTGGCGGTTGAGCTCAAATGACGGCGTGGAACCTCTTTGTGTCAACTGTAAAGAAATGTAATGATAGAGAAAAGAGCCGCGTCTCACCAGAGGAGCTCTGTGCTGCTGGTCAGGCTGTGGAATCGGGGCTGTGGAGTACAGGTAGCTGAAAAGATTCTCGATCTTCCGGAAAGGAACTCCACCACCCCTGTCAGTCAtctgcaggcagagagagacagcagacatTAAAGCTGCAaggaaatggaacaaaaaaattaataaatcactGCGAGGAACAGTTGAAGCCCTGTGATACTGGGGTAACACACGGACAGGACAactgacagagaaaaaaaacaagcgtCTAATGTTTCACTGGCCTCTGGTCAGGGTTGCACAATTGCGATTGATTAGGACAAAACAAGGTTCAGTATGTTGTCATAGTAACCAAATAACAAGGCCACTGATCTGATGCATTATATCCTAGCAGGTGTGGATGTCTGTGTCTTTCCAGGAAATGGAATGCTCAGGTTTCTATGGGACTGGGTTAATAGACTTTTAATGTCAAATGATGCATGCAAAAACCTATCTAAAATTAGCAATGGCAGTTTGCCTGCATTAATGAATAAGGAAGGATTTTAAGGACTGAATATAACAACCCAGtaatgaaaagagagaaacatcaTCAGTAATTCAAGAGATTTAGAGATTCAAGATCAGTTCAAACCAATGGTGTGCAATGGATGTGGCTGATTGATTTTCTGCAACTAAACCCCCACTCCCACCGCAAATTACATGCAACGTTAAATTATTGCTTGGATTCCCAAAATACGACTCTAATTGCAACTACAGACAACAACAAGAATGGTATGTACGCTGGAGGATAGTTGGTAGCCAGACATACCTTCCATGGTTCATCTTATAGAAACTACATACATAGCCTTTTACTTTCTGAGATTTATAGAGTTGGCCCATCTCACTGAATCATTGTgagattttaattaaagagTAGCCTTGAAAAACACTTTTGAATTATAAATGCTCCAGAGTCTGTCTCACTTCAAAGTTAACTGACTAAGGTAACTTGTGCAAAGACAGTGACAATAGACTTACATTACAGAACCCTTCAAAATATCACCAAAAGGGACACAGCAGCGAGTCCCTGCAATACTAATGAGCAGATAGAAATGCATCCAATAGTAACAAAGAATGGGAAAGTATCTTATATGAATaggttgatgttttttttatttattttacttttttaataaatgatttattatttctttCCATCCACCTTTTTGTAACCCCTTCTCTGAAGCTTTAGAAGGGACTGACTGCCACTGATTCAAAGTAACAAACATTACTTCAACCAACCTTTATAGAAAGATCCTCTCCTCCGAGAGCCACCATAACCTCAATAGGTGGAAGACTACTGCCTTCATTATAGTTTTCAATAGTTGCCCTCATAGCATTCTGATGAAAGAAAGATTGTGTCATGGCAACACTCAGTATACGTTATGATTTTGTTCTAGAGGACTGCATGAGAATGATCAGGCTCACCTTGAACAACTCGAACAGCATATGGTAGAGATGAGAGGGCACATACACTATGCTGATAGGCTGGTTCTTGTTGTTTGCTgtataacagaaacagacaaaaagaaatatgaaaaaactTTTGATCTGTTTCTTTGTACAAACATCAATGCCTCTATCTCGTTCATTGGAGTTCAGTCACAGCGTCAGTACTGTTTCAGTCAGTCAGCCATatccactcaaacacagtgcATGCCTCAGTAAGTTGAGTGATTATCTATGAATCTAATGAGTGAGCACACAACTTGCTGAGTGAACAAACATAATGGAGCTTCACCCGTCATGGGGCTCGGACAGCTCAATGACACAGTAGCTAGGTGTTGGAAACGAAAGCAGCACAATCCATCACTCACTATTGAGCTCCTGCAACACCAGGGCAGGGGAGCTGAGGTAGTACTGGTCACAAAGCATTTTGGCACTCTCATAAGCCTCTGGATACAAATGAGTCATTAAAACATGTAAGAACATCAAAAAGTGCAAAACATTGACATATGTCTGTCATAGATAACAGAGTATCCACATAATACTACAAGAAAAGAATGCACTTATTCTACACCTTTGACAACCTCTGTCACTTGACAGTGCTGGTCAATGCTCCCAATGGTGTTGGGATGAATAGGATTTGTGGCCCCATCAAAAACCAGAGCTAtaggataaaaataaaatagttaaCCATCATGTGCATAAAACAGCTGAAATAAATTAATCTAAATATACACTGGGGACAGTAAGTCTTCAAATTGTGACTGCTGGTTCTACAGAGCACCGTCCTCAGTTTGTCAGTCAACAGTGGTGCTTTTTGAATGGAAATGATTTGGGGGGCTTAAGGAATCTTCCACTTCtattaactaaaataaaatgatgtcCTGTTGAAACTTTAGCCCTATTACacataatatgcaaatatacattttttatacaaGAAGAATGTTAAAGATTGTATAGATTGCAATACTCAATCTGCTTTTTTTGTTACAGCAGATCTGAAAACAGAGGTAGCAGCTTGGTAGTAAGAGCCATGTTATCAATCAAGCCTGCAACTTACTGTGCTGGTTGATAAGCATACGAATGGATATGCGACTCATGTAGAATCGGTCTAAGAAGTACTGTATGTTCTGATTGGTGAGCGGATCTTGACTGAAAGCCTCTTTGTACTCAATCACGCCTTGGGCCATGGTGGGCACGACATCATTGTGTCTGTTTCTGATATTCACCAGTGTTTCCACAAACCTGAAGGTTAGAGCAGGTGTGAAAGAACGTATAGAAAGCCAATAATAATACAGGCCAAAATTGTAGAATGGATCTGAGGTTCGTATAATCCTACTGCACTTACTCTCCCAGAACACTGTGATCATCAGGACTTTTTTCCAAGAACTCAAGGATCTCCATCAAACTCTGAACATACCTGAGCACAGAGTGAAATGGAGTACATGGGATTCCTTCAAAGTTAACAACTACAAAGGGCAATGAGTATCGGTACACTAAGTAACACATATGAGTAAAGTGACAGCTTACTGTCACTTTACTGTCACAGGTATTCTCACATCTCACAGCTATCACAGGTATTCTCACATGTCAATATCTTGAATTACTGATGAGATACTCTGAAATTGGTTAAAAGTGCCCCGTGCA
Proteins encoded in this window:
- the pdk2a gene encoding pyruvate dehydrogenase (acetyl-transferring) kinase isozyme 2, mitochondrial, which gives rise to MKFVRFIMKNSALASAPKHIEHFAKFSPSPLSMKQFIDFGSTNACEKTSFVFLRQELPVRLSNIMKEINLLPDRLLSTPSVQMVHSWYVQSLMEILEFLEKSPDDHSVLGEFVETLVNIRNRHNDVVPTMAQGVIEYKEAFSQDPLTNQNIQYFLDRFYMSRISIRMLINQHTLVFDGATNPIHPNTIGSIDQHCQVTEVVKEAYESAKMLCDQYYLSSPALVLQELNTNNKNQPISIVYVPSHLYHMLFELFKNAMRATIENYNEGSSLPPIEVMVALGGEDLSIKMTDRGGGVPFRKIENLFSYLYSTAPIPQPDQQHRAPLAGFGYGLPISRLYARYFQGDLQLYSMEGYGTDAVIHLKALSTDSVERLPVYNKTALRNYKVSQGADDWCVPSREPLDLAVFRLAK